In Primulina huaijiensis isolate GDHJ02 chromosome 4, ASM1229523v2, whole genome shotgun sequence, a genomic segment contains:
- the LOC140974734 gene encoding uncharacterized protein: MVLYRVALLLTSRSSRSQVFGLMPARRIPENPRNEEPRQEDREEQRQEGDLPHPPPPDMNAQMLAGMTQFFAQFAGNHAMVTRPTGPEAVYERFMRMRPKEFSGTSDLMIAEGWIKSLEVIFEFMELEDADRVRCATYLFGGDARLWWEGASVALNLATLSWTRFTEVFYSKYFTEEVRTRLTTEFMSLRQGDMTVTEFIRKFERGCHFVPLIANDARAKLIHFLVGLRPILRRDVRVSDPTSYEVAVSKALAAEQDQRDIERDRLGKRPVQVPHRPPPQQHQQQNKRPFHGPPRNRGQQQQRGRPAPRTSERTIHTQKDILRTYVMDFKSVWHSFIPLVEFMYNNFIRLVFRWLHLGIV; encoded by the exons ctgacctcgagaagctcacgaagtcaagTCTTcggttt GATGCCCGCTAGACGCATTCCCGAGAACCCTAgaaatgaggagcctcgccaagaggacagggaggagcagaggcaggagggAGATTTACCCCATCcacctccaccggacatgaatgcccagatgctagctgggatgactcagttcttcgcacagtttgcggggaaccatgcTATggtgaccaggccgacagggcccgaggctgtctatgagagattcatgaggatgcgtccgaaggagttttcagggacgtcgGACctcatgattgccgagggctggatcaagtccctcgaggttatcttcgagttcatggagcttgaagatgcagacagagtacgatgtgccacatatttattcggaggagatgcccgcttatggtgggaaggagcgtcagtagccctgaacttggctacgctgagctggacacgcttcacggaggtattctactccaaatatttcacggaggaagtgcgcaccaggttgaccactgagttcatgagcctgagacagggagatatgactgttacggagttcatccgtaagtttgagaggggttgtcattttgtgcccctgatcgcgaatgatgctagagCCAAGCTGAttcatttcttggtgggtctacggccgatcttgcgccgtgatgttagggtgtctgaccctacttcttatgaggtcgctgtctccaaagccctagccgcagagcaggatcagcgtgacattgagagagatcgcttggggaagcgaccagtccaggtaccacaccgccctcctcctcagcagcatcagcagcagaacaagaggccttttcacgggccgcctagaaatagagggcagcagcagcagcggggacgcccagccccgaggaccTCTGAGCGTACTATTCATACGCAAAAGGATATATTGCGTACTTatgttatggattttaaatctgtTTGGCATTCATTTATTCCATTGGTGGAGTTTATGTACAACAATTTTATCAGACTAGTATTCAGATGGCTCCATTTAGGCATTGTATGA